A window of Methylocaldum szegediense genomic DNA:
AGATAGCAATACTGATCGTAGTCGCCGTGAAATGGGGCGAGTTCCTGATGCCCGTGCAGCGGCACATCGGAGGCGTCGATGTCGAGGATCAGCTCGCGCGGTGTTTGAGGCTGGGACGCGATGAACTGCTCAACCAGCACCCGATTCAAGGCCACCACATCGGCACGGCTGGCACGGGTTTCCAGGCGTGAGAACGTCGGGCTGCTGGCCAGAGCCGTCACCTTGCCCACCGCCGTTTGCAGCAGCGGATCGTGCCGCAGCCGGTCATGATCATTGAGGTCCTCATAGCCGCAACACAGACCCTAAAGCCGTTGGGCGACCAGGTCTTGCAGGGCATGTGTGATGCGGTTCGGAGCCCTCGGATCGTTCAACGCCTGCGCTACCGCCTTCGATAAGCCAAGGCGTCGATCCAACTGCCGCAAGAGCACGAGTCCGCCATCGGAACTGATCGCTCCACCCCGGAAATTGGCTTCGATGACCCGCCGTCCCAGGCGTCCAAATGTCATCTCATCAGCGCTACAATTTGGCATCGGCACAGCTCCCCACACAATCTGTTTCGCAACCTGATTTTATGCGGGTTTCAACGCTGTGCCGACCCTCCTCATGATGAAATATCCGGGTTAAGAGGGATTCCAGGATGGATATCGGGAACTTGCCGAGATGGGAGTCATCAGAGCTTGATGACTCCCTATTCCATATATCCGATGCATCCCTACCCGGACTCTGTGCGTAGCCAGATCCCGCTACAACCGCTTCAGCCTAACGATTGTTGACCCACTCCCCATTTCGCCCCATGCCGGAGAAGGCCGGCGCGGAGAACACGCGGCGATGGATTCACAGCGGGAAGCATTTTTCAACTCGTGAGCTGGGCATCGCTTGCGCACAATTCCCTTTATACGCTACGCTGCTATCGCCGCGTTTTACTGTGCCTCCAACATCAGTGCATGCGGCAGGGGACCCGGCAGAAATGCCGGGTTTCCTTTAACCGAAATCCGTCACCGCCCTTCGGTTCGGCATGGAGATCTCACTTGGTCTTTTAGACAGAATTCCCGAGCCGGTTCCGTCGGGATTCGGAAAAATCCAGCGCAGTATCGGTCTCTTACCACCTCAGCCGGTGTTTACCGTGCGAAGCGATCGCCCTTATCTCCTCTTCAAACGCGCCGTGAGGTCCCTCAACACAGACTCGACTAACTGTTCGTCCTCACTGACATACCGCAAGGCGTCGTTCTCGCGCCTCAGCCAGGTGAGCTGACGTTTGGCGAATTGGCGGGTGGCGACGATGCCGCGCTCGATCAGCGTGTCGCGGTCGTATTCGCCTTCGAGATACGCCCAGACCTGCCGATAACCCACGGCACGGATGGAGGGAAGATCGGGATTGAGATCGCCCCTTTCGTACAGGGCGCGAACTTCCTCGATAAACCCGCCTTCAATCATGGCCAAGAAGCGCCGCCGAATCCGCTCGTGCAGGGCTTCGCGGCTCGCCGGTGCGACGATGATTCGGATGGCGTCGAACGGTAACGGTGGTGGCCGGGTCTCGGCGCAGAGTACGGTCAGCGGAACACCGGTCACGCGATAGACTTCCAGAGCCCGCTGGATACGCTGCGGGTCGTTGGGATGAATGCGCGCCGCCGCTACCGGGTCGACTCGCCCGAGTTCCGCATGCAGTTTCGCCCAGCCGAAACGCGCTGCTTCGTCATCGATTTGCCGCCGGACTTCGGGATCGGCGGCAGGCAGGCTTGAAAGCCCGTATAACAAGGCATTGAAATAGAGCATCGTGCCTCCCGCCAGAATCGGTAGCTTGCCGCGTGCGACGATGTCCTGCATTAGGGCGAGTGCGTCCTCTCGAAAACGACCGGTAGAATAAGACTCGGCCGGATCCAGAATATCGATCAGATGGTGCGGGACACCTCCCCTTTCCTCCCGGCTAGGTTTGGCGGTGCCGATGTCCATGCCGCGGTAAACAAGAGCCGAGTCGACGCTGATCACCTCACCGTCCAGCGCCTTGGCCAATTCGATCGCGAGCCGCGTCTTGCCCGAAGCGGTCGGCCCCATCAGGGCAACCGCTGGAAAGGATATATATTCGCTCACTGGCCTCGCATGAACAAACGGTTCAAGTCCTTAAGGCTCAGTTCGACCCAGGTCGGGCGGCCGTGGTTGCACTGGCCGCTGCGCTCCGTCGCTTCCATTTCGCGAAGCAGGGTATTCATTTCCGGCACGGTCAGCTTGCGGTTGGCTCTCACCGAACTATGACAGGCCATGATTGCCAGAACTTCGTTCAGCGACCGCTCGATTCGGAAGCTCTGTCCGTGCTGGTTGAGATCGGATAGCACGTCGCGCACCAAACGCTCGCCGTCGGCGTCCGCTAGCAGGGCGGGCAAGGCTCGCAACATGAGCGTTTCCGGGCCGGTTCGACGGAGTTCGATGCCCAAGGTTTCGAACAGAGCGGACGCCTCCTCCGCCAAATCGGCTTCGGCCGAACTGACCTGAATCCGTACCGGGAGCAGCAAGGGCTGGCTCGGAACCGATCCCGCGCGGACCTGCTCCTTCAGCTTTTCATAGGTGATGCGTTCATGGGCGGCGTGAGCATCCACCACGATCAGCCCGTCGCGGCTCTCGGCCAGGATGAACGCGCCATGCAGATGTGCGACCGCGAAGCCGAGCGGCGGCAGGTGTTCGTCGGGTTTAGGCTCTTGTGGCGGTTCCGGTTTGGCCGGAGGCGCGGAATAAAGATCGGCGTAATTTCGAATCGCGTCCGCCACTTGCAAGGGCAACGCCGACTGCCGGTAGGGTTTGGTGAACCTGGCTTCCGCCGCCGCACCCGCCACTCTCCGTTCCGAAAGAGGTGTTATCTCGGCTTCGGAGGCCTTTGGCTTGCTCTCGGCCAAGACCCGGTGTAAAGCACGAAACAGAAAATCGTGCACCATCCGGGAATCGCGAAAACGCACTTCCAATTTCGCCGGATGAGCATTCACGTCGACCAGCGCGGGGTCCAACTCGAGATACAACACGTACACCGGCTGGCGCCCGTGATAAAGGACGTCCTGATAAGCCTGCTTCACGGCATAGCTCACCAGCTTGTCCCGGACCAAACGCCCGTTCACATAGAAAAACTGCATGTCGGCCTGACTGCGGGAAAAGGTCGGAAGCCCTACCCAACCGGAAAGCTTTAATCCCGCGGCAGAAAACTCCACGGTCAGCGCGTTCTCCAAAAATGCGTCGCCGAGCACGAGGCCGAGCCGTCGCTCGATTTCGGCTTGGGTCTCCGCCGGCCGCAGGTTCAATACCGTCCGCGAATCGTGCTTTAAGGAAAACCCGACGTCAAACCGGCTCAGCGCCATGCGCTTGATCAGCGTCTCGGTATGGGAGAACTCGGTCTTTTCCGAACGCAAGAATTTACGCCGCGCCGGCGTGTTGTAGAAAAGATCACGAACCTCCACCGTCGTTCCCTCGGGGTGGGCCGTCGGCTGTACGTCAAAATCGGTTCCCGTGCCGTCCGCCGTGACGCGCCAGGCACAGCGCTCGCCGCGGGTCCGCGAGGTCACGGTCAAACGCGCTACGGAACTGATGCTGGGCAGGGCTTCGCCCCGGAAGCCCATGCTGGTTACCCGCTCCAGATCCTCCAGGCTCGCGATCTTACTGGTCGCATGCCGAGACAGAGCGAGCGGCAACTCCTCCCGAGCGATACCGCAGCCGTCGTCACGAATGCGTATCAGGCGCAAACCACCCTGCTCCACTTCGATATCCACCGAACGCGCGGCGGCGTCGAAGGCGTTTTCGACCAATTCCTTCACGACCGACGCAGGGCGCTCGACGACCTCGCCGGCGGCGATTTGGTTGATCAATTGGGGAGGGAGAACGCGAATAGGCATGGCGGACCGGGCTGACGAATCGAGAAAAGATTTTGCGCTTAGACCAAATCCGGAGGTCCGGATTCGGTAGGCCACTTATTCTCGGGAAAATGGAGGACCGATGAAAGCCCGCGTGCTCGAATCGGTACCTGGCGCAAGCGCTCTATTGCTCGCGAGAAAACCCCTAGCTCTGCCAGGGAACTCGCAAAGTTTGGCATTTCCGGGAGTCAGGTCTTTTACCAATTTCGCTGAGCCGTCGTTCCGGCAGGGATTGCCGGAATCCAGTTCACAGGGATTGTGAACGCTCGCAACCATCCGTAGTCACTGGACCCCGGCAATCCCAGCCGGGGTGACGGGATGGGCTTTATCGTAAGGCGATCCGGCCCATTTGAGGGAACCAGACTTCGAAAGCCACGGACTCTTCCGATAGAGCGTTACTTCTTGGCAACCGGCTTCTTGCCGTCTGATTCCGCGACACTTTCCTGGGCGTCGGCGACACGCAGGTCGACCGGCACCATCGGCCGAATCTCGGCGAAATAACTGCGGATGCCGTCGAAGATAGCGCGGGCCAGCCTGTCCTGATGCTTAGGGTTGCGCAAATTGCGCTCCTCATCGGGATTGGAAATGAATGCCGTCTCGATCAGTACCGAGGGTACGTCAGGCGACTTGAGCACCACAAATCCCGCTTTTTGCACATCGCGATGGTGAAGATGGAAATCCTTTTTCAGTTCTCCCAATATCTTTGCAGCCGCGCGATTGCTGGCTTCGAGCGTCGCCGATTGCGACAGATCCAGCAGCACCGAGGCTAGGATCTTGTCCTTACCCTTCAGCT
This region includes:
- the miaA gene encoding tRNA (adenosine(37)-N6)-dimethylallyltransferase MiaA, with translation MGPTASGKTRLAIELAKALDGEVISVDSALVYRGMDIGTAKPSREERGGVPHHLIDILDPAESYSTGRFREDALALMQDIVARGKLPILAGGTMLYFNALLYGLSSLPAADPEVRRQIDDEAARFGWAKLHAELGRVDPVAAARIHPNDPQRIQRALEVYRVTGVPLTVLCAETRPPPLPFDAIRIIVAPASREALHERIRRRFLAMIEGGFIEEVRALYERGDLNPDLPSIRAVGYRQVWAYLEGEYDRDTLIERGIVATRQFAKRQLTWLRRENDALRYVSEDEQLVESVLRDLTARLKRR
- the mutL gene encoding DNA mismatch repair endonuclease MutL, whose amino-acid sequence is MPIRVLPPQLINQIAAGEVVERPASVVKELVENAFDAAARSVDIEVEQGGLRLIRIRDDGCGIAREELPLALSRHATSKIASLEDLERVTSMGFRGEALPSISSVARLTVTSRTRGERCAWRVTADGTGTDFDVQPTAHPEGTTVEVRDLFYNTPARRKFLRSEKTEFSHTETLIKRMALSRFDVGFSLKHDSRTVLNLRPAETQAEIERRLGLVLGDAFLENALTVEFSAAGLKLSGWVGLPTFSRSQADMQFFYVNGRLVRDKLVSYAVKQAYQDVLYHGRQPVYVLYLELDPALVDVNAHPAKLEVRFRDSRMVHDFLFRALHRVLAESKPKASEAEITPLSERRVAGAAAEARFTKPYRQSALPLQVADAIRNYADLYSAPPAKPEPPQEPKPDEHLPPLGFAVAHLHGAFILAESRDGLIVVDAHAAHERITYEKLKEQVRAGSVPSQPLLLPVRIQVSSAEADLAEEASALFETLGIELRRTGPETLMLRALPALLADADGERLVRDVLSDLNQHGQSFRIERSLNEVLAIMACHSSVRANRKLTVPEMNTLLREMEATERSGQCNHGRPTWVELSLKDLNRLFMRGQ